The following proteins come from a genomic window of Microbacterium lemovicicum:
- the hemL gene encoding glutamate-1-semialdehyde 2,1-aminomutase translates to MTDRNDELFERARAVIPGGVNSPVRAYGSVGGTPRFLVSARGPIVTDAAGTDYVDLVASWGPALLGHAHPEVVEAVQAAASRGLSFGAPTGAEVELADLIASRVVVGDARPIERVRLVSTGTEATMTAIRLARGVTGRDLLVKFAGHYHGHSDGLLAAAGSGVATLALPGSAGVPAPIAAQTMVLPYNDLDAVRAAFETHGGDIAAVIVEAAAANMGVVAPLPGFNAALAEIAHAHGALLIVDEVLTGFRVHPAGFWGLQASQGEVYTPDILTYGKVVGGGMPLAALAGRADVMEHLAPTGPVYQAGTLSGNPLSVAAGLTTLRLATPEVYERVDAAASVVASALSDALTAAGVVHTVPRAGSLFGVAFSADAPRDYAGALGQESWRYPPFFHAMLDAGVSLPPSVFEAWFLTAAHDDDALGHIVEALPAAARAAAQALGPVALAQ, encoded by the coding sequence ATGACCGACCGCAACGACGAGCTGTTCGAGCGCGCCCGCGCCGTCATCCCCGGCGGGGTCAACTCGCCCGTGCGGGCCTACGGCTCCGTGGGCGGCACGCCGCGCTTCCTCGTGTCCGCGCGAGGACCGATCGTGACGGATGCCGCGGGCACCGACTACGTCGACCTCGTGGCCTCGTGGGGCCCCGCCCTGCTCGGCCACGCGCACCCGGAGGTCGTCGAGGCGGTGCAGGCCGCAGCATCCCGCGGCCTGTCCTTCGGCGCGCCCACCGGTGCGGAGGTCGAGCTCGCCGACCTCATCGCCTCGCGCGTCGTCGTGGGCGATGCGCGTCCGATCGAGCGCGTGCGCCTGGTCTCGACGGGCACCGAGGCGACAATGACGGCCATCCGTCTCGCCCGCGGCGTCACCGGCCGCGACCTCCTGGTCAAGTTCGCCGGGCACTACCACGGCCACTCCGACGGCCTGCTGGCCGCGGCGGGCTCCGGCGTCGCCACGCTCGCGCTGCCCGGATCCGCCGGCGTGCCCGCCCCCATCGCCGCCCAGACGATGGTGCTGCCCTACAACGACCTCGACGCGGTGCGCGCGGCCTTCGAGACGCACGGCGGCGACATCGCCGCCGTCATCGTCGAGGCCGCCGCGGCCAACATGGGCGTCGTCGCGCCGCTCCCCGGCTTCAACGCCGCGCTGGCCGAGATCGCGCACGCGCACGGCGCGCTGCTCATCGTCGACGAGGTGCTCACCGGCTTCCGCGTGCACCCGGCCGGCTTCTGGGGCCTGCAGGCCTCGCAGGGCGAGGTGTACACGCCCGACATCCTCACGTACGGCAAGGTCGTCGGCGGCGGCATGCCGCTGGCCGCCCTCGCCGGTCGCGCCGACGTCATGGAGCACCTGGCCCCGACCGGCCCGGTCTACCAGGCCGGCACGCTGTCGGGCAATCCGCTCTCGGTCGCCGCCGGTCTGACGACGCTGCGGCTGGCGACGCCGGAGGTCTACGAGCGGGTGGATGCCGCGGCATCCGTCGTCGCCTCGGCGCTGTCCGACGCCCTCACCGCCGCCGGCGTCGTCCACACCGTGCCGCGGGCGGGGTCGCTCTTCGGCGTCGCGTTCTCGGCCGACGCGCCGCGGGACTACGCCGGCGCGCTGGGCCAGGAGTCGTGGCGCTACCCGCCGTTCTTCCACGCGATGCTCGACGCGGGGGTCTCACTGCCGCCGAGCGTGTTCGAGGCCTGGTTCCTCACGGCTGCGCACGACGATGACGCCCTCGGGCACATCGTCGAGGCGCTGCCGGCGGCGGCACGGGCGGCGGCGCAGGCGCTCGGTCCCGTCGCGCTCGCCCAGTGA